A region from the Chitinophaga sp. Cy-1792 genome encodes:
- a CDS encoding YggS family pyridoxal phosphate-dependent enzyme has protein sequence MNDVALHIQEILERIEKACIAGNRSKDSVRLLLATKTVAPERIKLALEAGQTLIAENKVQELKEKYEALKDVPHENHFIGHLQTNKVKDILKYEVQCVQSLDRIELAEKLHQRLSTEGRHLDVLLQVNTSGEESKFGVHPDQALALAKAVAAFSTLRIKGLMTIGLLSADAVQVRKCFQLLRTVQGEIAAAAIPGVEMKELSMGMSGDMDIAIEEGATIVRVGTAIFGKRPTPDSFYWNENA, from the coding sequence ATGAATGATGTAGCGCTGCATATCCAGGAAATACTGGAACGTATTGAAAAGGCATGCATTGCCGGCAACCGGAGTAAAGACAGTGTACGGCTGCTGCTGGCCACTAAAACAGTAGCGCCGGAACGTATTAAACTGGCGCTGGAAGCAGGACAAACACTGATTGCAGAAAATAAAGTGCAGGAGTTAAAAGAGAAATACGAAGCGTTGAAAGACGTGCCGCATGAAAATCATTTCATTGGACATCTGCAAACCAATAAAGTAAAGGATATCCTGAAATATGAAGTACAATGTGTGCAGTCGCTGGATCGTATTGAGCTGGCAGAGAAGCTGCACCAGCGGCTCAGTACCGAAGGCCGCCACCTGGATGTGCTGTTGCAGGTCAATACTTCCGGAGAGGAAAGTAAATTCGGTGTACACCCTGATCAGGCACTTGCGCTGGCGAAAGCTGTGGCTGCATTTTCTACCTTACGTATCAAAGGTTTGATGACGATTGGTTTGCTGAGTGCAGATGCGGTGCAGGTAAGAAAATGTTTTCAGCTGTTACGGACAGTACAGGGAGAAATCGCTGCTGCGGCTATTCCTGGGGTGGAAATGAAGGAGTTGTCTATGGGTATGAGTGGCGATATGGATATTGCTATTGAAGAAGGTGCAACGATAGTGCGTGTGGGTACGGCTATCTTTGGCAAGCGTCCTACGCCGGACAGCTTTTACTGGAATGAAAATGCGTAG